The Ktedonobacterales bacterium genome contains the following window.
TGCCGGTCGGTGAAGCGGGCGATGCGTTGATTGATGCGCCAGGCGATCTGAAGGTCGCGCAGGTATTTCGCGCGCCATTCGTCCTCGTAGCGGCTCAGTGCTCTGGGCGACCAATCGCCCGCCGTGATCGCTTCGCCAACCACACGCCCGGCGATGCGGCCCGCGCCGATGGCGTAGCGGATGCCTTCGCCCACCAGCGTAGACCCCTGCATGGCGGCATCGCCAGTGGCAACCAGGCCCGGCAAGACCATCCTCTCCGGCGGCGCTTCGGACGGGAACAGGCCGGTATGATACTCGACGGGGCTGGCCTGCGCCAGCATCGGCGCAAGCTGCGGCACGCGCTGAGCAATCTCATCGAGATAGGCGCGGGCGTCTTCACTGTCGGCGTCGGGCTTGAGGATACCTACGCCCACGCGCACCCGACCATTGCCGCGCGGAAAGAGCCAGGCGTAGCCAGACGGAGCCACTTTCGACCCCATGATGAGATAAACGCGATCCTGATCGAAGTTGGGGGCGTAGAGGTCATATTCCGCGCCATAGCCATAACGCTCGAAGTTTTTGTGCAGCCCGGCGCGCGTAGCGATGATTGAAGAGAAGCCGCTGGCGTCAATGACGACCCTGGCGCGATACTCCACCGCGCGGCCCAGGCGGTCTTTGACCGTGACGCCCACCACCTTGCCATCCTCCAGCAGAGGCGTCTGAGCAACCGTCTTGAGTTCGATCTGCGCGCCCGCCGCGATGGCCCGCTGCGCCAGATATTGATAGAGGCCGCGCACATCCAGCACACAGGTCACGGGGTCGGGATAGTGGAAAGCGACTTCGCGGTTGGGCGCGAGGAAGAGAGCGGTACCAACGGGATGGTAGAGATGGCTGGGGATACCCAGCGCCTTCAGATCGCTGATCCAGCTTCCCCCGCTGGTATGGATGGGATAGCCGATCTCGCCCTGGCGCTCCAGAATAACCACATCCACGCCCTGCCGCGCGACCGCCTCTGCGGCGGCCAGCCCGGCTGGTCCACCTCCGACAATAACCACCGATTTTTCAATCTGCATGTTCCCTCGCTTCTCGCTTCCAAAAACCCGACGCCGCTGCCGCGTCTGTGTGCTGCTGGGTCAATTCGCCTCCATTATACCCAGGGCGCGCGCGAGATAACAAGTCCGTCTTGTGGCGCAGGCGCGGCTAGCTCAGCACAGGAAAGATGGAACCCGTTCCGGCGTCGTAGCTCCAGAGGAGCGAACCGTTGTTTGCATTGAGGGCCAGGACATAGTTGTGGCTATCGGGGTCAAAAGAACTGGAGACAGAAAAGCCATACAACGCAGCATCTTTGGCGCTGCTGATGCCCACGTAGTCTGCCGATCTATAGCGCCAGAGGACGGCGCCGCTGCTCGTCTTGAGCGCGGTCACACCCTCATTGGAGAGGGTCAGATAGATCGCCCCGTCATGCACCAGATCAATATTCATCGTACTGGTGATCTTCGTGTGCCAGCGCACCAGGCCATCCTGCTCGCTGAGGGCAAGCAGTTGACCGGTAGTAGTCCCCAGGTAGAGCGTGCCGTTGTCCAACGTTGATGAGGTAAATGAGGAGGATTTACCACTCGCCTGGTATTGCCACAGCACAGAGCCGTCGCTGGCATTCAACGCCAGGGCCAGCGGCAAAGCAGCCAGGTTCTGCTGCCCGCTGGCGAGCAGATAGAGCGCGCCGTTGTCGGCGTCAATCAGGTCCAGGTTCTCCAGGTCTTTCCTGGCGGCTGGGTAGCGCCACTGCAAAGCGCCAGTGCTGGCATTGAGGACATAGAGGACCACATTCGGCGCATCGCTGGCCCGATGAGCCGCGAGCAGATAGACCTGCTCCGCCACAACTTTTAGCCCGGCAAAGGGATAGTCCATCTGGAACTGCCAGCGCGCCGATCCATGCGCGGCGTCCAGCGCGTACAGCTTATTATCGGCTGTCGCCACATAGACCACGCCATGAATCAACCCAAAGAATGAGCCGTTGATCTGAGAGCGCCACGCGATGGAGCCGTTGCGGGCATCCAGAGCAAAAATGGGTCCAAGTGTAGAGCGGCCCCCTGAGTTCAGGGCAATATCTCCATAGACCAATCCATTCTGCACCGTAATCACATGCGGCTCCCCGCCGACGCTGGCCTTCCAGCGCACGCTGCCATTGCCAGCGTTCAGCGCGTAGACCGTCTGATTATCGGCGCCAACGTAGAGCGTATCATGGTCCACCACCGGCACATTTTGCACCTGCGCCCCGGTGATATAGGTCCAGCGCAGCTTGCCGGTATTGGCATCGAGCGCCGAAATGGCGGACTGTGGCACAGCTTCTATCGGGGCATCTGGTGAAGCGTTGGGCGTCATCGCGCTGAAATACAAACTCAGCGGCGGCGGACTCGCGGGCTTCGGAACCGTCGTAGGGGAAAGGGAAGACGGCGCGGTAGGTAGCAGCGCGTTTTCGCCACATCCGGCCAGCGCAAACAGGCTCAGGAGTATCAACACATGCGCCATTCTGCTTCGCATTGCATACGCTCTCTTCTACTGAATCTTCGCCAGAACCTCATCCCTCTTGTATATACGCTCTTCAATACA
Protein-coding sequences here:
- a CDS encoding NAD(P)/FAD-dependent oxidoreductase, which encodes MQIEKSVVIVGGGPAGLAAAEAVARQGVDVVILERQGEIGYPIHTSGGSWISDLKALGIPSHLYHPVGTALFLAPNREVAFHYPDPVTCVLDVRGLYQYLAQRAIAAGAQIELKTVAQTPLLEDGKVVGVTVKDRLGRAVEYRARVVIDASGFSSIIATRAGLHKNFERYGYGAEYDLYAPNFDQDRVYLIMGSKVAPSGYAWLFPRGNGRVRVGVGILKPDADSEDARAYLDEIAQRVPQLAPMLAQASPVEYHTGLFPSEAPPERMVLPGLVATGDAAMQGSTLVGEGIRYAIGAGRIAGRVVGEAITAGDWSPRALSRYEDEWRAKYLRDLQIAWRINQRIARFTDRQWDKGLDLLKALTLDQAASLLKGDFSPKIFFNLVTKNPSLVRTFAKYSLQALLPGKEAKDRKAQARRASVAPTATDGV
- a CDS encoding PQQ-binding-like beta-propeller repeat protein, producing MRSRMAHVLILLSLFALAGCGENALLPTAPSSLSPTTVPKPASPPPLSLYFSAMTPNASPDAPIEAVPQSAISALDANTGKLRWTYITGAQVQNVPVVDHDTLYVGADNQTVYALNAGNGSVRWKASVGGEPHVITVQNGLVYGDIALNSGGRSTLGPIFALDARNGSIAWRSQINGSFFGLIHGVVYVATADNKLYALDAAHGSARWQFQMDYPFAGLKVVAEQVYLLAAHRASDAPNVVLYVLNASTGALQWRYPAARKDLENLDLIDADNGALYLLASGQQNLAALPLALALNASDGSVLWQYQASGKSSSFTSSTLDNGTLYLGTTTGQLLALSEQDGLVRWHTKITSTMNIDLVHDGAIYLTLSNEGVTALKTSSGAVLWRYRSADYVGISSAKDAALYGFSVSSSFDPDSHNYVLALNANNGSLLWSYDAGTGSIFPVLS